Proteins found in one Panthera tigris isolate Pti1 chromosome B3, P.tigris_Pti1_mat1.1, whole genome shotgun sequence genomic segment:
- the LOC102962253 gene encoding olfactory receptor 4F3/4F16/4F29-like codes for MDRANHSVVSEFVFLGLTDSWEIQLLLLVFSSTFYVASMMGNSLIMLTVISDPHLHSPMYFLLANLSFIDLGVSCVISPKMIYDLFRKRKVISFGGCITQIFFIHVIGGVEMVLLIAMAFDRYVAICKPLHYLTIMNRKMCILLTVAAWVIGLTHSVIQLVFVITLPFCGPNVLDSFYCDFPRFIRLACTDTYRLEFMVIANSGFISLGSFFMLIVSYISILITVRKHSSAGTTKALSTLSTHVMVVILFFGPCIFVYIWPHPTSHLDKNLAVFDAVLTPFFNSVIYTFRNKEMKVAMRKVCSQFIIYRRIS; via the coding sequence ATGGATAGAGCAAATCACTCTGTGGTGTCAGAGTTTGTGTTCCTGGGACTCACCGATTCCTGGGAGATCCAACTTCTCCTCTTGGTGTTCTCCTCTACGTTTTATGTGGCAAGCATGATGGGAAACTCCCTCATAATGCTCACTGTGATTTCTGACCCTCACTTACACTCCCCCATGTACTTTCTTTTGGCCAACCTGTCCTTCATTGACCTGGGAGTTTCTTGTGTCATTTCTCCGAAGATGATTTATGACCTTTTCAGAAAGCGTAAAGTCATCTCCTTTGGTGGCTGCATCACTCAAATCTTCTTCATCCACGTCATTGGTGGCGTGGAGATGGTGCTGCTCATCGCCATGGCCTTTGACAGATATGTTGCCATATGCAAGCCTCTGCACTATTTGACTATTATGAAccgaaaaatgtgtattttgcttaCAGTTGCTGCCTGGGTAATTGGCTTGACCCACTCTGTGATTCAACTGGTTTTTGTAATAACATTGCCATTCTGTGGCCCTAATGTGTTAGACAGCTTTTATTGTGACTTTCCTCGGTTCATCAGACTTGCCTGCACAGACACCTACCGTCTAGAGTTCATGGTCATAGCCAACAGTGGGTTCATATCTCTGGGATCATTCTTCATGTTGATTGTCTCCTACATTTCTATCCTGATCACTGTTCGGAAACACTCTTCAGCAGGCACAACTAAGGCCCTCTCCACTTTGTCAACTCATGTCATGGTGGTGATTCTGTTCTTTGGCCCTTGCATCTTTGTTTATATCTGGCCTCACCCCACCTCACACCTAGACAAAAATCTTGCTGTTTTTGATGCAGTTCTCACTCCTTTTTTTAACTCAGTCATCTATACATTCAGGAACAAAGAGATGAAAGTGGCAATGAGGAAAGTGTGTAGTCAGTTTATTATTTATAGAAGGATTTCTTAA